In Osmia bicornis bicornis chromosome 1, iOsmBic2.1, whole genome shotgun sequence, the following proteins share a genomic window:
- the LOC123988171 gene encoding uncharacterized protein LOC123988171, whose amino-acid sequence MMELGAAVKPPDHRTLLATAQALLTTSTTVHQIGILIDPGSEISFISEELTRLLDLRRHRSSITIIGVGGTKSTETKGLVTVTLQSMHSQQTVCIQTHVLTAVSTILPSFSMRTPDWPYIRKLRLADNDFLTPRPVDLIIGADFYGRIIKPNIIKGSPTTPIAQLSIFGWLVIGPVNESHSNTNYSHFAVAQDDQSNLQELLTKFLVLEESPMDVTSTLTPEEEECESHFCATHSRDHTGRYIVHIPLKAPASLLCNSHKIAQRCLQSPLRRLSKDSTYNQLYVEFMKEYEELGHMVKAPNQLQISSREAENVGPDGKMTLAHDASASGGLRVSSDGSTPQTSAHLQPYNLPHHGVLRLDSSTTKLRVVFNGSKATTSGKSVNDLMHTGANLLLNVTDVLIWLRHYDHNFATDITKMYRQVAVHKDDWDLQRILWIDEDHNVIPYQLTTVTYGTKAAPFLSTRALMQLVHDEGHRFPLATPSLTHGRYVDDIFGGADSISELVEVAQQLITLCNAGGFPLTKWHATHPDLLLAHPHNRQLPYHLTTALPNYSEFNGCLKLTHSGSHQP is encoded by the exons ATGATG GAACTCGGTGCAGCCGTCAAACCGCCAGATCATCGAACGCTCCTCGCAACCGCTCAAGCTCTGCTCACCACCTCAACGACAGTTCATCAAATCGGCATCTTAATAGATCCCGGTTCCGAAATCTCGTTCATCTCCGAAGAACTCACCCGTCTGCTCGACCTTCGGAGACACCGATCATCCATCACAATCATTGGTGTTGGTGGAACAAAATCAACTGAAACTAAGGGTTTGGTCACCGTCACACTCCAGTCGATGCATTCACAGCAGACTGTCTGCATCCAGACTCACGTGCTCACAGCCGTATCGACAATCCTGCCATCGTTCTCAATGAGAACTCCGGATTGGCCTTACATCAGAAAATTGAGGTTGGCGGACAATGATTTCTTGACACCACGACCAGTCGACTTAATCATTGGAGCGGATTTCTACGGAAGGATCATCAAGCCAAACATCATCAAGGGCTCACCAACAACACCAATTGCTCAACTTTCCATTTTTGGATGGCTCGTCATTGGCCCAGTCAACGAATCACACTCAAATACTAATTATTCACACTTTGCAGTTGCTCAAGATGACCAGAGCAATCTGCAAGAGCTGCTCACCAAATTCTTGGTTCTAGAGGAGTCACCAATGGACGTTACAAGCACGCTCACaccggaggaagaagaatgcgaaTCACATTTCTGTGCGACTCACTCTCGTGATCACACAGGAAGGTACATCGTTCACATTCCACTCAAGGCACCAGCATCGCTCTTATGCAATTCACACAAGATTGCTCAAAGATGTCTACAAAGCCCTTTGCGACGACTCTCCAAGGATTCAACATACAACCAGCTCTACGTCGAGTTCATGAAAGAGTACGAAGAATTAGGACACATGGTAAAGGCTCCAAATCAACTACAGATTTCATCAAGAGAGGCTGAGAACGTTGGGCCTGATGGGAAGATGACCTTGGCACATGATGCTTCGGCATCAGGAGGGTTGAGGGTCTCTTCTGACGGTTCAACACCTCAGACCTCTGCTCATCTCCAACCATATAATTTGCCTCACCATGGAGTTCTACGTCTCGACAGTTCCACAACGAAGCTCAGGGTTGTATTCAACGGATCAAAAGCTACGACATCAGGCAAATCAGTCAACGATTTAATGCATACTGGTGCTAATTTGCTCTTGAATGTTACAGATGTTCTAATTTGGCTTCGCCATTATGACCACAATTTTGCCACAGACATCACAAAAATGTATCGCCAGGTAGCAGTTCACAAGGATGATTGGGATCTCCAACGAATTCTTTGGATCGATGAAGACCACAATGTCATCCCTTATCAGCTCACCACTGTCACGTATGGTACAAAGGCGGCTCCCTTCCTTTCGACACGAGCACTCATGCAGCTTGTTCACGACGAGGGTCATCGATTCCCTCTGGCAACGCCTTCGCTCACACATGGCAGATATGTGGACGATATCTTTGGAGGAGCAGACTCAATCTCGGAACTTGTGGAGGTCGCTCAACAGCTGATTACATTGTGCAACGCGGGCGGATTTCCACTCACAAAATGGCATGCGACTCATCCAGATCTTCTCCTGGCTCATCCACACAATCGTCAGCTCCCATATCATTTGACGACTGCACTACCAAATTACTCGGAATTCAATGGATGCCTCAAACTGACGCATTCGGGTTCTCATCAACCTTGA